A genomic window from Camelina sativa cultivar DH55 chromosome 2, Cs, whole genome shotgun sequence includes:
- the LOC104747278 gene encoding UV excision repair protein RAD23 homolog: MKLFVETQSGSLFEIEVDHKDTLSEVKQKIEKSQRILVSKQTLLFDGMVLQDDLDIEQCQIVHESRLQLFVSPDHNQTEQSPPPSNSTEEQIIDGHDQDLTTVTVQNDQSPLPNTTENVIDPYQDSTVPTQVPQTEQSPSSNSVEEMITNIQDSSVKERIRNKRIVVYVSPYSGESKAAKEIPVAVSVKMNDDVKELRNELIKIEERGELILPEEGYFLIHKNRVLNENLSFWVVGVDHEDTIQILPTHLTRGSFNLDS, from the coding sequence ATGAAGCTGTTCGTTGAGACTCAGAGTGGCTCATTGTTCGAGATTGAAGTGGATCACAAAGATACACTGTCAGAGGTCAAACAAAAGATCGAGAAGTCTCAACGTATCCTTGTTTCCAAACAAACCCTTCTCTTCGACGGCATGGTTCTTCAAGACGATCTTGACATCGAACAATGCCAGATCGTCCACGAATCTCGTCTCCAACTCTTCGTTTCTCCTGACCACAACCAAACCGAGCAATCTCCTCCACCGTCAAACTCAACAGAAGAACAGATCATCGACGGTCATGATCAAGATTTAACGACTGTGACGGTTCAAAACGATCAATCTCCACTGCCAAACACAACAGAAAATGTCATCGACCCTTATCAAGATTCGACTGTGCCGACTCAAGTGCCTCAAACCGAGCAATCTCCATCGTCAAACTCAGTCGAAGAGATGATCACTAACATTCAAGATTCGTCTGTGAAGGAGAGGATCCGGAACAAGAGGATTGTTGTATACGTTTCGCCGTATTCAGGTGAGAGTAAAGCTGCCAAGGAGATTCCGGTGGCTGTGAGTGTGAAGATGAACGATGACGTGAAAGAACTGAGGAACGAGTTGATTAAGATTGAAGAGAGGGGTGAGTTGATTCTGCCGGAAGAAGGTTATTTTCTTatacacaaaaacagagtattgaACGAGAATCTCTCATTCTGGGTGGTTGGTGTTGATCACGAAGATACAATTCAGATCCTCCCTACACATCTTACTCGTGGCTCTTTTAACCTTGACTCTTAA
- the LOC104714808 gene encoding auxin-binding protein 1-like yields the protein MIVLSFGSASSSSIAAVFSAAFLLFYFSDTTLGAPCPINGLPILRNISDLPQDSYGRPGLSHMTIAGSVLHGMKEVEIWLQTFAPGSETPIHRHSCEEVFLVLKGNGTLYLAETHGNFPGKPIEFPIFANSTLHIPINDAHQVKNTGHEDLQVLVIISRPPIKVFTYDDWFMPHTAARLKFPYYWDEQCLQESQKDEL from the exons ATGATCGTACTTTCGTTTGGTTCCGCTTCGTCATCTTCGATCGCCGCCGTATTCTCCGCCGCGTTTCTTCTGTTCTACTTCTCTGATACTACTCTAGGAGCTCCTTGTCCCATCAATG GCTTGCCAATCTTGAGGAACATTAGTGACCTTCCTCAGGATAGCTATGGAAGACCTGGTCTTTCTCACATGACTATTGCTGGTTCCGTATTACATGGAATGAAAGAG GTGGAGATATGGCTTCAAACATTTGCACCAGGTTCAGAGACGCCAATTCACAGGCACTCCTGTGAAGAGGTTTTTCTTGTCCTGAAGGGTAATGGTACTCTGTATCTCGCTGAAACACATGGAAATTTCCCTGGGAAACCAATTGAATTTCCTATCTTTGCTAACAGTACTCTTCATATTCCCATTAATGATGCTCATCAG GTCAAGAACACGGGTCACGAGGACCTGCAAGTGTTGGTTATTATATCTCGGCCGCCTATTAAAGT CTTCACCTATGATGACTGGTTTATGCCACACACTGCTGCGAGGTTGAAGTTCCCTTACTATTGGGATGAGCAATGCCTTCAAGAATCGCAAAAAGACGAGCTTTAA
- the LOC104714816 gene encoding transcription termination factor MTERF4, chloroplastic-like, with product MKIRFCSGFTKPGFLLVHFEPPSFFPVRSRSLSDSTFGNLCNHKKRPGIGIGLTVQCAIANRRFSSRSVDSPRRERSSRSSGRDRDNKDKDKGRGSQSLYSRPSLLDMNKDKAANRAKVYEFLRGIGIVPDELDGLELPVTADVMKERVEFLHKLGLTIEDINNYPLVLGCSVKKNMVPVLDYLGKLGVRKSTFTEFLRRYPQVLHASVVIDLAPVVKYLQGLDIKPTDVPRVLERYPEVLGFKLEGTMSTSVAYLVGIGVARREIGGVLTRYPEILGMRVARIIKPLVEYLEGLGIPKLAVARLIEKRPHILGFELADTVKPNVQILQDFNVRETCLPSIIAQYPEIIGIDLKPKLETQKKLLCSAIDLNPEDIGSLIERMPQFVSLSESPMLKHIDFLTKCGFSNDQTREMVVGCPQVLALNLGIMKLSFEYFKKEMRRPLQDLVDFPAFFTYGLESTVKPRHKKIIKKGIKCSLAWMLNCSDDKFEQRMSYDTIDIEEVESDPSSSSSFDMSTLMQPEREEPDSDSEYDEEEEDDDDEEFA from the coding sequence ATGAAGATTAGGTTCTGTAGCGGCTTCACAAAACCTGGGTTTTTGCTAGTTCATTTTGAGCCACCGTCGTTTTTTCCCGTTAGATCTCGTTCGCTCTCTgattccacttttggaaacttatGTAACCACAAGAAGAGACCTGGAATTGGAATTGGTCTAACAGTTCAATGCGCTATTGCGAATCGGAGATTCTCTTCACGTTCTGTAGATTCACCGAGAAGAGAAAGGTCGTCTCGTTCTTCGGGAAGGGATAGGGATAATAAGGATAAGGATAAGGGAAGAGGTTCTCAGTCTTTGTATAGTCGTCCTAGTTTGTTAGATATGAATAAAGATAAAGCTGCTAACCGTGCTAAGGTTTATGAGTTCTTGCGTGGGATTGGGATTGTTCCTGATGAGCTTGATGGTCTTGAACTCCCTGTTACAGCTGATGTAATGAAAGAGCGTGTGGAGTTTCTTCACAAGTTGGGACTTACTATTGAAGATATCAACAATTACCCTCTTGTTCTTGGTTGTAGCGTGAAGAAGAACATGGTTCCGGTTTTAGATTATCTCGGGAAACTAGGTGTGAGGAAATCGACGTTCACTGAGTTTCTTAGAAGATACCCGCAGGTTCTTCACGCTAGTGTTGTTATAGATCTTGCACCGGTGGTTAAGTATCTTCAAGGACTGGATATTAAACCGACTGATGTACCTAGGGTGCTTGAGAGGTATCCTGAAGTTTTAGGCTTTAAGCTGGAAGGGACTATGAGCACATCAGTCGCTTATTTGGTTGGTATAGGTGTAGCTAGGAGGGAGATTGGCGGTGTTTTAACTCGGTACCCTGAGATTTTGGGAATGAGGGTAGCTCGGATAATTAAGCCTCTCGTGGAGTATCTCGAGGGTCTTGGTATTCCAAAACTAGCTGTAGCTAGGTTGATTGAGAAGCGGCCTCACATTCTTGGGTTTGAGTTAGCTGATACGGTGAAACCAAACGTGCAAATCTTGCAAGATTTCAATGTTAGGGAAACATGTCTTCCTTCTATAATTGCACAGTATCCTGAAATCATAGGAATCGACCTGAAACCTAAGCTTGAGACGCAAAAGAAGCTACTTTGTTCAGCCATTGATCTAAACCCGGAGGATATCGGCTCTTTGATCGAGAGAATGCCGCAGTTTGTTAGTCTCAGCGAGTCTCCAATGTTAAAGCACATTGATTTCCTTACCAAGTGTGGGTTTTCAAACGACCAAACGAGGGAAATGGTAGTCGGGTGTCCTCAGGTTCTGGCTTTGAACCTCGGGATAATGAAACTGAGCTTTGAATACTTCAAAAAGGAAATGAGAAGACCACTTCAAGATCTGGTGGATTTTCCCGCGTTCTTTACCTATGGACTTGAGTCTACTGTAAAGCCGAGGcacaagaagatcatcaagaaGGGCATAAAATGTTCATTGGCTTGGATGCTTAACTGTTCAGACGACAAGTTCGAACAGAGAATGAGCTACGACACAATAGATATAGAAGAGGTGGAATctgatccatcttcttcttcttcttttgacatGAGTACATTGATGCAACCTGAAAGAGAGGAACCTGATTCTGATTCCGAgtacgacgaagaagaagaagatgatgacgacgaGGAGTTTGCGTAA
- the LOC104714824 gene encoding putative E3 ubiquitin-protein ligase RF298 isoform X2 yields MVVVEKQEEEMNECGVLNGGKVVTSSVSSPPQEKGRKNKRKLADPSPQQTAGSLTEFPRYELHSLKSQNSLCENDSNGQLKVEESESLGWDDPFACQLEQLLSSNLHNLFRNAMNQIMDCGYSEDVVLKAISSSRLYCGGNDLVSNIVNDTLSFLKSGKKVAGSRDYVFEDLQQLVAYTLVEKISLVREVRPSLSTVEAMWRLLMCDLNVLQAFEVEGEGFEGSSGSNANKTSETQGAEGIPPKSTDSDNSKSPVSNTQCSHSDPVKFGNFPNVNNSKNPHASGGATPGKEVFSVTTASAEGTKSASLTSVSDEKLVSCRKGRTKKELAMLRQKSCVEKIRTYSKGGGYKTAKFGGFLVEKRSKAASDLLSAQARNSSSKITTTEVVKIPLAESSGSSTLSTSNSTKSDTPALDVKEYVTALPANNAPAIVASEKKSSSQPEEKASVSTKPAPDYYAAIPYDASLGIYVPRNKRDELILKLVPRMKDLQKELQDWTDWANQKVKQATVRLLKDQPELKALRKEKEEAEEFRKEKQLLEENTMKRRSEMELALNNATNQIERANNTVRRLELEQSLLKRERDAANIRAAESAESCREAKERVQRSLKNAQSWEGQKVLLQEELKSQRNKVAELQQEVAKAKTRQNQIEVTISFFWLEYSHFGVFPMVFIVSKELREIGGIICSHPRFCLLHTSCAVFFKSRINLGYLETRKGSEGETRCSSGCIKERESETGRIRKSRRRADQNKSRERREILH; encoded by the exons ATGGTGGTTGttgagaagcaagaagaagaaatgaatgaGTGTGGTGTTCTCAATGGTGGCAAAGTGGTGACGTCTTCAGTGTCGTCACCACCACAAGAGAAAGGAAGGAAGAACAAGAGAAAGTTAGCTGATCCTTCTCCACAACAAACTGCTGGTTCCTTAACTGAGTTCCCTCGTTATGAGTTACATTCACTCAAGTCTCAAAACTCTTTATGTGAAAACGACTCCAACGGGCAGCTGAAAGTTGAAGAGTCTGAGTCTTTAGGATGGGATGATCCGTTTGCTTGTCAGCTCGAACAGCTTTTATCATCGAATTTGCATAACCTTTTCCGTAATGCAATGAATCAGATTATGGACTGTGGGTATAGTGAGGATGTTGTTCTCAAAGCTATTTCAAGCAGTAGGCTCTACTGTGGAGGAAATGATCTCGTGTCAAACATTGTTAATGATACATTGAGTTTTCTAAAGAGTGGGAAAAAAGTTGCTGGTTCGAGAGACTATGTGTTTGAGGATTTACAACAGCTTGTTGCGTATACGTTGGTTGAGAAGATTAGTCTTGTTAGGGAAGTTAGGCCATCGCTTTCAACAGTTGAAGCTATGTGGAGGCTGTTGATGTGTGACTTGAATGTTTTGCAAGCATTTGAAGTGGAAGGAGAAGGATTTGAGGGCTCTTCAGGTTCCAATGCGAATAAAACATCGGAAACTCAAGGTGCCGAGGGTATTCCTCCAAAATCTACTGACTCAGATAACTCAAAGTCCCCAGTGTCCAATACTCAGTGCAGTCACAGTGATCCAGTCAAATTTGGGAACTTCCCAAATGTAAACAACTCCAAAAATCCTCATGCTAGTGGAGGAGCAACACCTGGAAAAGAGGTATTTTCTGTTACCACTGCTTCTGCTGAAGGCACTAAAAGTGCATCCCTGACTTCTGTTTCTGATGAAAAATTAGTATCTTGTCGAAAAGGCCGCACCAAAAAAGAATTGGCCATGCTCCGGCAGAAATCATGCGTGGAGAAGATTAGAACTTATAGCAAAGGTGGTGGCTATAAGACGGCAAAGTTTGGTGGTTTCCTTGTGGAGAAGAGAAGCAAAGCAGCTTCTGATTTACTGTCCGCACAAGCAAGAAATTCTTCATCAAAGATTACAACAACAGAGGTTGTGAAAATTCCTTTAGCTGAGAGTAGTGGTAGCAGCACTCTCTCAACTAGTAACAGTACTAAGTCAGATACGCCTGCATTAGATGTGAAGGAGTATGTTACTGCATTACCTGCTAATAATGCTCCAGCAATAGTAGCTTCAGAAAAGAAGTCCAGTTCTCAGCCTGAAGAAAAAGCTTCTGTATCTACAAAGCCAGCACCAGATTACTATGCTGCGATCCCGTATGATGCATCTCTGGGAATATATGTTCCCCGAAATAAAAGAGATGAATTGATTCTAAAGCTAGTTCCCCGAATGAAAGATCTGCAGAAAGAATTGCAGGACTGGACAGACTGGGCTAATCAGAAAGTAAAGCAGGCTACTGTTAGACTTCTTAAGGACCAACCAGAGCTTAAGGCactaagaaaagagaaagaagaggcaGAAGAGTTCAGGAAAGAAAAGCAATTACTGGAAGAAAACACTATGAAAAGGAGGTCTGAAATGGAGTTGGCCTTGAATAACGCGACCAACCAGATTGAAAGAGCTAACAACACAGTTCGCAGGCTCGAGCTGGAACAATCTCtgttaaagagagagagggatgcTGCTAATATAAGAGCTGCCGAGTCCGCTGAGAGCTGTAGAGAAGCAAAGGAGAGAGTGCAAAGATCGTTGAAAAATGCTCAGTCGTGGGAAGGGCAAAAGGTTTTGTTGCAGGAAGAGCTCAAGAGTCAGAGAAACAAGGTGGCAGAGCTGCAGCAAGAAGTTGCCAAGGCAAAAACCCGCCAAAACCAAATTGAG GTAACCATTTCATTCTTTTGGCTGGAATATTCACATTTTGGGGTTTTCCCAATGGTTTTCATTGTTTCAAAGGAATTAAGAGAAATTGGAGGAATAATATGTTCACATCCGAGATTTTGTCTTTTACATACATCTTGTGCCGTGTtctttaaatcaagaattaaccTTG GCTACTTGGAAACAAGAAAAGGCAGCGAAGGGGAAACTCGCTGCTCAAGCGGCTGcattaaagaaagagagagtgaaactGGAAGAATTCggaaaagcagaagaagagcgGATCAAAACAAAAGCAGAGAACGACGTGAAATACTACATTGA
- the LOC104714824 gene encoding putative E3 ubiquitin-protein ligase RF298 isoform X1 produces MVVVEKQEEEMNECGVLNGGKVVTSSVSSPPQEKGRKNKRKLADPSPQQTAGSLTEFPRYELHSLKSQNSLCENDSNGQLKVEESESLGWDDPFACQLEQLLSSNLHNLFRNAMNQIMDCGYSEDVVLKAISSSRLYCGGNDLVSNIVNDTLSFLKSGKKVAGSRDYVFEDLQQLVAYTLVEKISLVREVRPSLSTVEAMWRLLMCDLNVLQAFEVEGEGFEGSSGSNANKTSETQGAEGIPPKSTDSDNSKSPVSNTQCSHSDPVKFGNFPNVNNSKNPHASGGATPGKEVFSVTTASAEGTKSASLTSVSDEKLVSCRKGRTKKELAMLRQKSCVEKIRTYSKGGGYKTAKFGGFLVEKRSKAASDLLSAQARNSSSKITTTEVVKIPLAESSGSSTLSTSNSTKSDTPALDVKEYVTALPANNAPAIVASEKKSSSQPEEKASVSTKPAPDYYAAIPYDASLGIYVPRNKRDELILKLVPRMKDLQKELQDWTDWANQKVKQATVRLLKDQPELKALRKEKEEAEEFRKEKQLLEENTMKRRSEMELALNNATNQIERANNTVRRLELEQSLLKRERDAANIRAAESAESCREAKERVQRSLKNAQSWEGQKVLLQEELKSQRNKVAELQQEVAKAKTRQNQIEATWKQEKAAKGKLAAQAAALKKERVKLEEFGKAEEERIKTKAENDVKYYIENIKRLESEISKLELKSDGLKIAALKKGIDGNKSGMNHTTTTKANTMAGAKVWENNHGEESKIKRERECVMCLCEEMSVIFLPCAHQVLCSKCNQLHEKEAMEDCPSCRAKIQRRIQARFARG; encoded by the exons ATGGTGGTTGttgagaagcaagaagaagaaatgaatgaGTGTGGTGTTCTCAATGGTGGCAAAGTGGTGACGTCTTCAGTGTCGTCACCACCACAAGAGAAAGGAAGGAAGAACAAGAGAAAGTTAGCTGATCCTTCTCCACAACAAACTGCTGGTTCCTTAACTGAGTTCCCTCGTTATGAGTTACATTCACTCAAGTCTCAAAACTCTTTATGTGAAAACGACTCCAACGGGCAGCTGAAAGTTGAAGAGTCTGAGTCTTTAGGATGGGATGATCCGTTTGCTTGTCAGCTCGAACAGCTTTTATCATCGAATTTGCATAACCTTTTCCGTAATGCAATGAATCAGATTATGGACTGTGGGTATAGTGAGGATGTTGTTCTCAAAGCTATTTCAAGCAGTAGGCTCTACTGTGGAGGAAATGATCTCGTGTCAAACATTGTTAATGATACATTGAGTTTTCTAAAGAGTGGGAAAAAAGTTGCTGGTTCGAGAGACTATGTGTTTGAGGATTTACAACAGCTTGTTGCGTATACGTTGGTTGAGAAGATTAGTCTTGTTAGGGAAGTTAGGCCATCGCTTTCAACAGTTGAAGCTATGTGGAGGCTGTTGATGTGTGACTTGAATGTTTTGCAAGCATTTGAAGTGGAAGGAGAAGGATTTGAGGGCTCTTCAGGTTCCAATGCGAATAAAACATCGGAAACTCAAGGTGCCGAGGGTATTCCTCCAAAATCTACTGACTCAGATAACTCAAAGTCCCCAGTGTCCAATACTCAGTGCAGTCACAGTGATCCAGTCAAATTTGGGAACTTCCCAAATGTAAACAACTCCAAAAATCCTCATGCTAGTGGAGGAGCAACACCTGGAAAAGAGGTATTTTCTGTTACCACTGCTTCTGCTGAAGGCACTAAAAGTGCATCCCTGACTTCTGTTTCTGATGAAAAATTAGTATCTTGTCGAAAAGGCCGCACCAAAAAAGAATTGGCCATGCTCCGGCAGAAATCATGCGTGGAGAAGATTAGAACTTATAGCAAAGGTGGTGGCTATAAGACGGCAAAGTTTGGTGGTTTCCTTGTGGAGAAGAGAAGCAAAGCAGCTTCTGATTTACTGTCCGCACAAGCAAGAAATTCTTCATCAAAGATTACAACAACAGAGGTTGTGAAAATTCCTTTAGCTGAGAGTAGTGGTAGCAGCACTCTCTCAACTAGTAACAGTACTAAGTCAGATACGCCTGCATTAGATGTGAAGGAGTATGTTACTGCATTACCTGCTAATAATGCTCCAGCAATAGTAGCTTCAGAAAAGAAGTCCAGTTCTCAGCCTGAAGAAAAAGCTTCTGTATCTACAAAGCCAGCACCAGATTACTATGCTGCGATCCCGTATGATGCATCTCTGGGAATATATGTTCCCCGAAATAAAAGAGATGAATTGATTCTAAAGCTAGTTCCCCGAATGAAAGATCTGCAGAAAGAATTGCAGGACTGGACAGACTGGGCTAATCAGAAAGTAAAGCAGGCTACTGTTAGACTTCTTAAGGACCAACCAGAGCTTAAGGCactaagaaaagagaaagaagaggcaGAAGAGTTCAGGAAAGAAAAGCAATTACTGGAAGAAAACACTATGAAAAGGAGGTCTGAAATGGAGTTGGCCTTGAATAACGCGACCAACCAGATTGAAAGAGCTAACAACACAGTTCGCAGGCTCGAGCTGGAACAATCTCtgttaaagagagagagggatgcTGCTAATATAAGAGCTGCCGAGTCCGCTGAGAGCTGTAGAGAAGCAAAGGAGAGAGTGCAAAGATCGTTGAAAAATGCTCAGTCGTGGGAAGGGCAAAAGGTTTTGTTGCAGGAAGAGCTCAAGAGTCAGAGAAACAAGGTGGCAGAGCTGCAGCAAGAAGTTGCCAAGGCAAAAACCCGCCAAAACCAAATTGAG GCTACTTGGAAACAAGAAAAGGCAGCGAAGGGGAAACTCGCTGCTCAAGCGGCTGcattaaagaaagagagagtgaaactGGAAGAATTCggaaaagcagaagaagagcgGATCAAAACAAAAGCAGAGAACGACGTGAAATACTACATTGAGAACATCAAAAGACTTGAAAGCGAGATCTCAAAGCTGGAACTCAAGTCAGACGGCTTGAAGATAGCTGCATTGAAAAAAGGCATAGACGGTAACAAGAGCGGAATGAATCATACGACAACAACAAAGGCCAACACGATGGCAGGAGCAAAAGTATGGGAGAATAATCACGGGGAAGAGtcgaaaatcaaaagagagagggAATGTGTGATGTGTTTGTGTGAAGAGATGAGTGTGATATTCTTGCCTTGTGCCCATCAGGTTCTTTGCTCTAAATGTAACCAGCTTCATGAGAAGGAAGCCATGGAAGACTGTCCGTCTTGTCGGGCCAAAATCCAGAGGAGGATCCAGGCTCGTTTTGCTCGCGGGTAA
- the LOC104747286 gene encoding F-box/kelch-repeat protein SKIP6-like, with amino-acid sequence MGFSSDEYWYVCLSIPPYSTPRWFILRRRTRGDDDTNKSVSRRLRPIPSYPYQPPESSSFVVLDYGIYVIGGIIHGNPTSDVLLLNCLSHSWRRIRSMRVARASPAANVVDGKIYVFGGCEEVDSSKWAEVFDPKTQTWDTLPLPEDPEILRNTSRMDKSVVMEDKVYAVDEDDQTIYYLPREGIWRRGNRDSKRGNRRDWCALGGLLYCTGTRGSLMWCEPDELDWKKVMGLDVYHWCKFGLNGKLCVENVNTAWKLYWTDFGFSRVTSNSRGNIVVFWKVYLPRIEEKRFPSHHKFLITGTKRLELWCAEISLKRNPEGEVWGTIEWAHLVSKLDPHSYTVKVLCSVSLNI; translated from the coding sequence ATGGGTTTTAGTTCCGACGAGTACTGGTATGTTTGCTTAAGCATACCTCCTTACTCAACTCCACGCTGGTTCATCCTCCGCCGCCGTACTCGTGGAGATGATGACACCAACAAGTCTGTGAGTCGTAGGCTAAGACCGATCCCATCCTACCCTTATCAGCCTCCGGAATCATCCTCTTTCGTGGTGCTGGATTATGGGATCTATGTAATCGGTGGAATCATACACGGAAACCCCACTTCTGATGTCTTGCTCCTCAATTGTCTCTCTCACTCGTGGCGCCGCATCCGGTCCATGAGAGTAGCTCGCGCTTCCCCAGCGGCGAACGTGGTAGACGGTAAGATTTACGTGTTCGGAGGCTGCGAGGAAGTTGATTCCTCCAAATGGGCAGAGGTTTTTGATCCAAAGACTCAAACTTGGGACACTTTGCCGTTACCTGAGGATCCGGAGATACTCAGGAACACAAGTAGGATGGACAAAAGTGTGGTCATGGAAGACAAAGTTTATGCGGTGGACGAGGATGACCAAACCATCTATTACCTGCCGCGTGAAGGTATATGGAGAAGAGGTAATCGGGATTCGAAGCGGGGAAACAGAAGAGACTGGTGTGCCCTAGGGGGGCTCTTGTACTGTACAGGTACTCGCGGGAGTTTAATGTGGTGTGAGCCAGATGAGTTGGATTGGAAGAAGGTAATGGGTTTGGATGTTTATCACTGgtgtaaatttggtttaaatGGCAAATTGTGTGTTGAGAACGTTAATACCGCGTGGAAGCTTTACTGGACCGATTTTGGTTTCAGCAGAGTGACCAGCAACTCTCGTGGGAACATTGTGGTCTTCTGGAAGGTGTATCTCCCTAGAATCGAGGAGAAGAGATTTCCTAGTCATCACAAGTTTCTTATCACTGGTACTAAGAGGTTGGAGCTTTGGTGCGCTGAGATTTCCTTAAAGAGAAACCCTGAAGGCGAGGTTTGGGGGACAATTGAGTGGGCCCATCTTGTCTCCAAACTTGATCCTCACTCATACACCGTTAAggttttgtgttctgtttctctcaATATCTGA
- the LOC104714854 gene encoding LRR receptor-like serine/threonine-protein kinase GSO1: MRFATLFYVLFLLLRFGLIVDAIIVPVDFLALQAIRKSLDDLPGSNFFDSWDFTSDPCSFAGVFCDGDKVTALNLGDQKAGSPGLSGRIDPAIGKLSALTELSIVPGRIMGSLPHTISQSKNLRFLAISRNFLSGEIPASLGELTGLKTLDLSYNQLTGSIPPSIGSLPELSNLILCHNHLNGSIPQFLSQTLTRIDLKRNNLTGVISPTSLPPSMQYLSLAWNQLTGRVDRVLLRLNQLNYLDLSLNRFTGAIPGQIFTFPITNLQLQRNYFYGAIQPANEVTIPNVDLSYNRFSGELSPLLSNVQNLYLNNNRFTGQVPVSFVDRLLAANIQTLYLQHNFFTGIQISPAADIPVSSSLCLQYNCMVLPVQTPCPVKAGSQKTRPTTQCNEWRG; this comes from the coding sequence ATGAGATTTGCTACTCtgttttatgttctgtttcttcttcttcgattcggTTTAATCGTTGATGCGATCATCGTCCCAGTTGATTTCTTGGCTCTTCAAGCGATTCGTAAGTCGTTAGATGATTTACCAGGTTCTAATTTCTTCGATTCTTGGGATTTCACCTCAGACCCTTGCAGCTTCGCCGGTGTTTTCTGCGACGGTGATAAAGTAACCGCGCTTAACCTCGGCGATCAAAAAGCCGGTTCACCCGGTTTATCTGGTCGGATTGATCCGGCTATTGGAAAACTCTCTGCTTTAACTGAGCTCTCAATCGTACCGGGTCGGATCATGGGCTCGCTACCGCACACGATCTCCCAGTCGAAGAATCTACGGTTCCTCGCTATCAGTCGGAATTTTCTCTCCGGCGAGATTCCGGCGAGTCTCGGCGAGCTTACGGGACTCAAAACACTCGATCTGAGTTATAATCAGCTAACCGGGTCGATCCCTCCGTCAATCGGATCCTTACCGGAGCTATCCAATCTGATTCTATGTCACAACCACTTGAACGGATCGATTCCTCAGTTCCTCTCGCAAACGTTGACCCGAATCGATCTCAAACGGAACAATCTCACCGGCGTTATTTCTCCGACGTCTCTTCCTCCGTCGATGCAATACCTCTCACTCGCTTGGAACCAGCTAACCGGAAGAGTAGACCGGGTTTTACTCAGATTAAACCAGCTCAATTACCTCGATCTCAGCTTAAACCGGTTCACCGGCGCAATCCCCGGTCAGATCTTCACCTTCCCGATAACCAACCTCCAATTACAACGCAATTACTTCTACGGCGCGATTCAACCGGCGAATGAGGTAACGATTCCGAACGTCGATTTAAGCTACAACAGATTCTCCGGCGAGCTTTCGCCGCTTCTCTCCAACGTACAGAACCTATACCTGAACAATAACCGGTTCACCGGTCAAGTCCCGGTTAGCTTCGTGGATCGGTTATTGGCAGCGAATATACAAACACTCTACCTCCAACACAACTTCTTCACGGGGATACAGATTAGTCCGGCGGCGGATATTCCGGTGAGCAGCTCGCTGTGTCTGCAATACAACTGTATGGTGCTACCGGTACAGACGCCGTGTCCGGTTAAGGCCGGTTCGCAGAAAACCAGACCCACAACGCAATGCAACGAGTGGCGAGGGTAG